One region of Roseicitreum antarcticum genomic DNA includes:
- a CDS encoding sodium:solute symporter family protein: MTPANLIDTTTLWAAIAVFAAFGIVLAWRAARQNSGTVADYYLGGRDIGGLVAGLSYAATTYSAFMLVVLTGLTYRGGVGALGFELIYFAGLSLLVIFAPRFWLAARKWGFISPAEMLGARYGSPMVARLTALVGLIFLLPYCTTQMAGIGLLLSGVTGGDITLFQAVVTGAVLAVFWTLFAGLRSVAWTDAVQAAVMMGAGLLAVGFAIATIGGVGPFIAATQDTHAAWLTVPGPGLWSFNTFIALSFPWFFFAISNPQVSQRLFIMRDFGAMRRMVLWVLGFGLVFTLVAVIWGFAALQLAPGLDNTSTATPALLTSGAIPLWVALLLIIGILAAAVSTLDSIALTVGAMVARDFVGITRSDAAQIMVGRVVVVGVIVFAAWFALQSTRIVDQLAALSAAGLLVTVPPIIGAFFWSRGTASGALACMAGGALLAIYMAMVAGVSVFNPVLAFSVAGVSVALFVGVSLLTKPAKGALDFKAELAPDLARHGAW; this comes from the coding sequence ATGACCCCTGCAAACCTGATCGACACGACCACGCTCTGGGCCGCCATCGCCGTCTTTGCCGCCTTCGGCATCGTGCTGGCTTGGCGCGCCGCGCGGCAAAACAGCGGCACGGTGGCCGATTACTACCTTGGCGGGCGCGACATCGGCGGGCTGGTGGCGGGCCTCAGCTATGCGGCCACCACCTATTCGGCCTTCATGCTGGTGGTGCTGACCGGGCTGACCTATCGCGGTGGCGTCGGCGCGCTGGGGTTTGAGCTGATCTATTTCGCGGGCCTGTCGCTCTTGGTGATCTTCGCGCCGCGCTTCTGGCTGGCGGCGCGCAAATGGGGCTTCATCTCCCCGGCCGAGATGCTGGGCGCGCGCTATGGCAGCCCCATGGTGGCACGGCTGACCGCATTGGTGGGCCTGATCTTCCTGCTGCCCTATTGCACCACCCAGATGGCGGGCATCGGCCTGTTGCTGTCAGGGGTGACGGGGGGTGACATCACGCTCTTTCAGGCGGTGGTCACCGGCGCGGTGCTGGCCGTGTTCTGGACGCTGTTTGCGGGCCTGCGATCCGTCGCCTGGACCGATGCGGTGCAGGCTGCGGTGATGATGGGGGCGGGCCTTCTGGCCGTAGGCTTTGCCATTGCGACCATCGGCGGGGTCGGCCCCTTCATCGCAGCGACCCAAGACACCCACGCCGCGTGGCTGACCGTGCCCGGCCCGGGGCTGTGGAGCTTCAACACCTTCATCGCCCTGTCCTTCCCGTGGTTCTTCTTTGCCATTTCCAACCCGCAGGTCAGCCAACGGCTGTTCATCATGCGCGACTTCGGTGCGATGCGCCGCATGGTGCTGTGGGTGCTGGGCTTTGGGCTGGTCTTCACACTGGTCGCGGTGATCTGGGGCTTTGCCGCGCTGCAACTGGCGCCGGGGCTGGACAACACCTCGACCGCGACGCCGGCACTGCTGACCTCGGGGGCGATCCCGCTTTGGGTGGCGCTTTTGCTCATCATCGGCATCCTTGCCGCTGCGGTTTCGACCCTCGACAGTATTGCGCTGACCGTGGGTGCGATGGTGGCGCGCGATTTCGTCGGCATCACCCGCAGCGACGCGGCGCAGATCATGGTAGGCCGGGTCGTCGTGGTGGGTGTGATCGTGTTTGCCGCGTGGTTCGCGCTGCAATCCACCCGCATCGTCGATCAGCTTGCCGCGCTGTCGGCGGCGGGCCTGCTGGTCACCGTACCCCCGATCATCGGCGCGTTCTTCTGGTCACGCGGCACGGCGTCGGGCGCGCTGGCCTGCATGGCGGGCGGCGCGCTGCTGGCGATCTACATGGCAATGGTGGCGGGCGTCAGCGTGTTCAACCCGGTGCTGGCCTTCAGCGTGGCGGGCGTGTCGGTGGCGCTGTTCGTGGGCGTCAGCCTGCTGACGAAACCGGCCAAGGGCGCGCTCGACTTCAAGGCAGAACTGGCGCCCGATCTGGCGCGCCACGGGGCGTGGTG
- the hisA gene encoding 1-(5-phosphoribosyl)-5-[(5-phosphoribosylamino)methylideneamino]imidazole-4-carboxamide isomerase encodes MILYPAIDLKDGQCVRLFKGEMAQATVFSDNPAAQAQAFVAQGCKWLHLVDLNGAFAGTPVNAAAVEAILASVDVPCQLGGGIRDMATIEAWLEKGLARVILGTVAVEQPDLVRQAAKAFPGQVAVGIDAREGRVATKGWATETDVMVTDLARSFEDAGVAAIIYTDINRDGAMQGPNIDATAALARATTIPVIASGGVSSLADLIALRDCGVALDGAISGRALYDGALDLTAALRALDAG; translated from the coding sequence ATGATCCTCTATCCCGCGATTGACCTCAAAGACGGCCAGTGCGTGCGCCTGTTCAAGGGCGAGATGGCGCAGGCCACCGTGTTCAGCGACAATCCCGCCGCGCAGGCGCAGGCCTTCGTGGCGCAGGGCTGCAAATGGTTGCATCTGGTGGATCTGAACGGGGCATTCGCCGGCACGCCAGTGAATGCGGCGGCGGTCGAGGCGATCCTGGCCTCGGTCGATGTGCCCTGCCAGTTGGGCGGCGGGATACGCGATATGGCCACGATCGAGGCATGGCTGGAGAAGGGGCTGGCGCGGGTGATCCTGGGCACCGTGGCGGTGGAACAGCCCGATCTGGTGCGGCAGGCGGCAAAGGCGTTTCCCGGGCAGGTCGCCGTGGGGATCGATGCGCGCGAGGGGCGCGTGGCCACCAAAGGCTGGGCGACCGAGACCGATGTGATGGTGACCGACCTTGCGCGCAGCTTTGAAGACGCGGGCGTGGCGGCGATCATCTATACCGACATCAACCGCGACGGTGCGATGCAGGGGCCCAACATTGACGCGACCGCCGCGCTGGCGCGGGCGACGACGATCCCGGTGATCGCCTCTGGCGGGGTGTCGTCGCTGGCGGATCTGATCGCGCTGCGCGATTGCGGCGTGGCGCTGGATGGCGCGATTTCGGGGCGCGCGCTGTACGATGGCGCGCTGGATCTGACGGCGGCGCTGCGGGCGCTGGACGCAGGCTGA
- a CDS encoding multidrug effflux MFS transporter, translating to MITPPPVRFLDRTTPPHIMTLVLLSGLGALAMNVFLPSLPNMTAYFDTEYRVMQLSVSLYLAMNALLQLFIGPVADRFGRRPVLLGALGIFLVATVGTLLAQDITTFLICRMGQAAVVATLVLSRAVIRDMVDASRSASMIGYVTMGMAVVPMVAPVFGGMLDAAFGWQASFVLMLVAGLAIFALTWADLGETFTRSEGGFRAQVQQYPDLLTSPRFWGYCMTAMLASGAFFAYLGGAPFVGSQVFGLNPAQLGLYFGAPAVGYAVGNFVSGRYSVRMGINRMALIGTLLCFSGMAALGITFALGAQTPQVFYGFFIFVGLGNGMVLPNATAGMLSVRPHLAGSASGLGGAIMIGGGAALSALAGALLTPGSGAWPLIYLLMTTSALAILPVLYVMRRERALARGAA from the coding sequence ATGATCACGCCGCCCCCCGTCCGTTTCCTGGACCGAACCACACCGCCGCATATCATGACGCTGGTCCTGCTTTCAGGGCTGGGCGCGTTGGCGATGAATGTCTTCTTGCCCTCGCTGCCCAACATGACGGCGTATTTCGACACGGAATACCGGGTGATGCAGCTGTCGGTGTCGCTGTATCTGGCGATGAACGCGCTGTTGCAGCTGTTCATCGGGCCGGTGGCGGACCGTTTCGGGCGGCGCCCGGTGCTGCTGGGCGCGCTGGGCATTTTCCTGGTGGCGACGGTGGGCACGCTGCTGGCGCAAGATATCACGACCTTTCTGATCTGCCGCATGGGGCAGGCGGCGGTGGTGGCAACGCTGGTGCTGAGCCGCGCTGTGATCCGCGACATGGTGGACGCGTCCCGCTCTGCATCAATGATCGGCTATGTGACGATGGGCATGGCGGTGGTGCCGATGGTGGCCCCCGTGTTTGGCGGCATGCTGGACGCAGCCTTTGGCTGGCAGGCAAGCTTCGTGTTGATGCTGGTTGCCGGGCTTGCGATTTTTGCGCTGACATGGGCTGATCTGGGCGAGACTTTCACCCGCAGCGAGGGCGGGTTTCGCGCGCAGGTGCAGCAATACCCGGATCTGCTGACCTCGCCCCGGTTCTGGGGCTATTGCATGACGGCGATGCTGGCCTCGGGCGCGTTCTTTGCCTACCTTGGTGGCGCGCCTTTTGTCGGATCGCAGGTGTTCGGGCTGAACCCGGCGCAGCTGGGCCTCTATTTCGGCGCACCGGCAGTGGGCTACGCGGTTGGCAACTTCGTGTCGGGCCGGTATTCGGTGCGCATGGGGATCAACCGCATGGCGCTGATCGGCACGTTGCTGTGTTTCTCGGGCATGGCGGCGCTGGGCATCACCTTCGCGCTCGGCGCGCAGACGCCGCAGGTCTTTTATGGCTTCTTCATTTTCGTGGGTCTGGGCAATGGCATGGTGTTGCCCAATGCGACAGCGGGCATGCTGTCGGTGCGCCCGCATCTGGCGGGGTCTGCCTCTGGCCTTGGCGGGGCGATCATGATCGGGGGCGGGGCTGCGCTGTCGGCGCTGGCGGGCGCGCTGCTGACCCCGGGGTCGGGCGCCTGGCCGCTGATATACCTTTTGATGACCACATCGGCGCTGGCCATTCTGCCCGTGCTCTATGTGATGCGGCGGGAACGGGCGTTGGCGCGAGGCGCTGCCTGA